A region from the Hydrogenimonas sp. genome encodes:
- a CDS encoding 3-deoxy-D-manno-octulosonate 8-phosphate phosphatase has protein sequence MIELIVLDVDGCMTDGRIIYTAGGDEVKSFNVKDGFAIVNWIAMGRSAAIITGRSSEIVKRRAEELGIQHFYQGVKDKLAVLESICAELGIGVEHTAVIGDDLNDYRMLKACGHSFVPADAVHRVVEIADTVLSRKGGDGAIREMIELLILKEGLEEEYLSRWL, from the coding sequence GTGATCGAGTTGATAGTACTAGATGTAGACGGCTGTATGACCGACGGCAGAATCATCTATACCGCCGGCGGCGACGAGGTGAAATCTTTCAATGTAAAAGACGGTTTCGCGATAGTCAACTGGATCGCTATGGGACGTTCCGCCGCGATAATTACAGGAAGGAGCTCCGAAATTGTAAAGCGAAGGGCCGAAGAGCTCGGTATACAGCACTTCTATCAGGGTGTCAAAGACAAACTTGCGGTACTGGAGTCGATATGTGCCGAACTCGGCATAGGAGTGGAGCATACCGCCGTCATAGGAGACGACCTGAACGACTACAGGATGTTGAAGGCGTGCGGCCACTCCTTCGTTCCGGCAGATGCCGTACATCGCGTCGTCGAGATAGCGGATACCGTTTTGAGCCGTAAAGGAGGCGATGGTGCGATACGCGAAATGATAGAGCTGCTCATACTCAAAGAGGGGCTTGAAGAGGAGTATCTTTCAAGGTGGCTTTGA
- a CDS encoding imidazoleglycerol-phosphate dehydratase: MIEKKRETKETKIALKLDIDGSGKSAVSTGVGFFDHMLESFSKHALFDLEVVCEGDTHVDDHHTVEDVGIVLGQALNEAVYPVKGVERFGDSVVVMDEAAVACAMDLSNRPYLVYEIEVEGKVGQFDVELAEEFFKALTFNASITVHMNALRGKNRHHIVEAAFKAYAVALRRALAPNAKAGVPSTKGIL, encoded by the coding sequence ATGATAGAGAAAAAGAGAGAGACGAAAGAGACAAAGATAGCTCTGAAACTCGATATAGACGGTAGCGGAAAATCTGCCGTATCGACCGGGGTAGGCTTCTTCGACCATATGTTGGAGAGCTTCAGCAAGCACGCTCTTTTCGATTTGGAGGTGGTGTGCGAAGGGGATACCCATGTAGACGACCACCATACGGTAGAAGATGTCGGAATAGTACTCGGACAGGCGCTCAACGAAGCGGTATATCCGGTAAAGGGTGTCGAGCGTTTCGGAGACAGCGTAGTGGTTATGGATGAAGCGGCCGTCGCATGTGCCATGGATCTTAGCAACCGTCCCTACCTTGTCTACGAGATAGAGGTGGAAGGTAAGGTCGGACAGTTCGATGTGGAGCTCGCCGAAGAGTTTTTCAAAGCGCTTACGTTCAACGCTTCTATCACCGTACACATGAACGCTCTTCGCGGAAAAAACCGCCACCATATCGTGGAAGCCGCCTTCAAAGCGTATGCGGTCGCCCTGCGCAGGGCACTCGCACCCAATGCAAAAGCCGGAGTTCCAAGTACCAAGGGTATTCTGTGA
- a CDS encoding rare lipoprotein A precursor, producing the protein MSFRTETSFFIALISLLLLTGCSRQPYPGHVEPALSKPRSSEAMHRATLRPYTINGKRYYPTVVSVGWREEGIASWYGPDFHGGTTSNGERYNMYAMTAAHKTLPMNTMVRVTNKRNGRSVVVRINDRGPFVSGRIIDLSYAAGKRIGIDRTGTAPVELQVLGFDSLIASVAAKKGNAVRREVVISGFVVQIGSFRRLEGARIYKERYDNFEGRYRTEIREFTLEGAPLYRVWMRGFKSEAEARDFIRAWNIPGAFIIRG; encoded by the coding sequence TTGTCATTCCGAACTGAAACCTCTTTTTTTATTGCGCTCATCTCTCTTCTTCTGCTTACAGGATGCAGCAGGCAACCATACCCGGGCCATGTTGAGCCCGCTCTCTCCAAACCGCGCTCTTCCGAAGCGATGCACAGGGCGACGCTGCGGCCCTATACGATAAACGGCAAAAGGTACTATCCGACGGTAGTATCGGTCGGCTGGAGAGAGGAGGGCATAGCGAGCTGGTACGGACCCGATTTTCACGGCGGTACCACGTCGAACGGGGAGCGCTATAATATGTATGCCATGACGGCGGCACACAAGACTCTTCCGATGAATACGATGGTACGCGTTACAAACAAGAGGAACGGGCGCTCCGTTGTCGTGCGAATCAACGACAGGGGACCTTTCGTCAGCGGCCGTATCATAGATCTCTCATACGCCGCCGGAAAGAGGATAGGGATCGACAGAACCGGAACCGCACCGGTAGAGCTTCAGGTGCTGGGATTCGATTCGCTGATAGCCTCCGTTGCCGCCAAAAAGGGTAATGCGGTAAGAAGAGAGGTGGTAATATCCGGTTTCGTAGTGCAAATAGGCTCTTTCAGGCGGCTCGAAGGGGCACGCATCTATAAAGAGAGATATGACAATTTCGAAGGACGCTACCGAACTGAAATTAGAGAGTTTACTCTGGAAGGAGCGCCGCTCTACCGTGTCTGGATGAGAGGCTTCAAGAGTGAGGCGGAGGCGAGAGATTTCATAAGGGCCTGGAATATACCGGGAGCTTTTATTATAAGGGGTTGA
- a CDS encoding membrane-bound lytic murein transglycosylase D precursor has product MRAGESVKYLLFIFLMAGTFLHASLFVEPQYGDDIKVLQTLDIDPSFLGDPIFMQLKNDLSTIKRDHYMRMLERGSAYIPTLRKMIHDSSIPPVFLYMAMAESHFDARALSHAKASGLWQFMPKTAERYGLRIDRYIDERRDPVKSTEAAISYLKRLHKLFGKWYLAALAYNCGEGRVMRAIKRAGSDSLHVLLDEKRKYLPKESRHYLRKILSLALVSNDASMLFSDISTYSFNRSEGNSLVRVKVSGGETIEHIAESIGMKSEELHRLNPQFNYGFTPPQKSAEINIPYEKLALFKESYRPGKQKNMFLVHRVKKGESLSKIAYRYGINYKMIVSFNKMKKPVIYPRQELIIPVPRGSIRHYRVKKGDSIYKIAKLFGIKVATLKARNDLKSNIIHIGDKIVIPN; this is encoded by the coding sequence TTGAGAGCGGGAGAGAGTGTGAAATATCTGCTGTTTATATTTTTGATGGCGGGGACGTTCCTGCATGCTTCACTCTTTGTAGAGCCGCAGTACGGTGACGACATCAAGGTCCTGCAGACACTGGATATCGACCCCTCGTTTCTGGGCGACCCGATATTCATGCAGCTGAAAAACGACCTTTCGACCATAAAGAGAGATCACTATATGCGTATGCTCGAGCGCGGATCAGCCTACATCCCGACACTCAGAAAGATGATTCACGACAGCTCAATCCCGCCGGTTTTTCTCTATATGGCGATGGCCGAGTCCCATTTCGATGCGCGCGCACTCTCCCATGCCAAGGCTTCCGGTCTCTGGCAGTTCATGCCGAAGACGGCCGAAAGATACGGCCTGAGAATAGACCGCTACATAGATGAGCGGCGCGATCCGGTAAAGTCGACAGAAGCGGCTATCTCATATCTAAAGAGACTGCATAAACTTTTCGGCAAATGGTACCTGGCCGCACTGGCGTACAACTGCGGCGAGGGGAGGGTCATGAGAGCAATAAAAAGGGCCGGAAGCGACAGCCTGCATGTGCTCCTCGACGAAAAGAGAAAGTATCTCCCGAAAGAGAGCAGGCACTATCTCAGAAAGATACTCTCTCTCGCACTGGTATCCAACGATGCTAGTATGCTCTTTTCGGATATAAGCACATACTCCTTCAACAGAAGCGAAGGGAACAGCCTCGTGCGGGTAAAGGTGAGCGGGGGTGAGACCATAGAGCATATAGCTGAGAGTATAGGTATGAAGAGCGAAGAGCTCCACAGACTAAACCCGCAGTTCAATTACGGGTTCACACCTCCGCAAAAGAGTGCCGAAATCAATATCCCCTACGAGAAGCTGGCACTCTTCAAAGAGTCTTACAGGCCTGGAAAACAGAAGAACATGTTCCTGGTGCACAGGGTCAAGAAGGGGGAGAGCCTCAGCAAGATCGCCTACAGATACGGAATCAACTATAAAATGATAGTGAGCTTCAACAAGATGAAAAAGCCTGTTATCTACCCCAGGCAGGAGCTCATCATACCGGTTCCCAGGGGAAGCATAAGACACTACAGAGTCAAGAAGGGGGACTCTATATACAAGATCGCCAAGCTGTTCGGGATAAAGGTCGCAACTCTTAAAGCGCGTAACGATCTGAAGAGCAATATTATCCACATAGGGGATAAGATTGTCATTCCGAACTGA
- a CDS encoding putative deoxyribonuclease YcfH, whose protein sequence is MIIDTHCHLDDTRFDEDLDEVIERAKERGVKAFLIPGADPDTLEKAQEISHRYREVFYAAGVHPYDMQKYGETLLRSHLKDPKCIAVGECGLDYYRLPGDETEAHEIIAEQKRIFSLQIELAKETGKPLIVHIREASSDSMRLLMEHEASKVGGVLHCYNADEQLLKLADHGFYYGIGGVLTFKNAKKLPHVLPKIPRERIIVETDAPYLAPHPFRGKRNEPAYTVYVVEKIADTLSMESEEVAELTTQNAERLFKEFATL, encoded by the coding sequence ATGATTATAGATACACACTGCCATCTTGACGATACCCGCTTCGATGAAGATCTTGACGAAGTAATAGAGCGTGCGAAAGAGAGAGGCGTAAAGGCTTTCTTGATACCGGGGGCCGACCCCGACACACTGGAGAAGGCGCAAGAGATATCGCATAGATACAGAGAGGTTTTCTACGCGGCCGGAGTCCATCCGTACGATATGCAGAAGTATGGGGAGACTCTTTTGAGGAGCCATCTGAAAGATCCCAAGTGCATAGCGGTGGGCGAGTGCGGGCTGGACTACTACAGGCTTCCCGGGGATGAGACGGAAGCCCATGAGATCATTGCGGAGCAGAAGCGGATATTCTCCCTTCAGATAGAGTTGGCAAAAGAGACGGGCAAACCGCTGATAGTCCACATCAGGGAGGCGAGCAGCGACTCCATGCGGCTTCTTATGGAGCATGAAGCCTCAAAGGTAGGCGGAGTGCTCCACTGCTATAACGCGGATGAGCAGCTCCTGAAGCTGGCCGATCACGGTTTCTACTACGGAATAGGCGGGGTCCTAACGTTCAAGAATGCGAAAAAGCTGCCTCACGTTCTGCCGAAAATTCCGCGAGAGAGGATCATCGTCGAGACCGATGCCCCATATCTTGCTCCCCACCCCTTCAGAGGCAAAAGAAACGAACCGGCGTATACCGTTTACGTGGTTGAAAAAATAGCCGATACTCTATCGATGGAGTCGGAAGAGGTAGCGGAGCTGACTACGCAAAATGCCGAAAGACTATTTAAAGAGTTTGCTACTTTGTAG
- a CDS encoding DNA repair protein RecN — MIERFYAKNLVGFKTLDLELSPGLIAVTGPSGAGKSVFMGSLLALFGLDDVKAERSEAVLRRSGVLELDSYECDEPDITVRAVKKEKIRYFLNDLTISKKRLKEMMRPLVGHIGQRNNRHLSPQLLLELVDAMAIFSDPGFAERLSSFRELYESYRKKSLRLEEMRADEKRVKELIEFAEFEISKIDETAPRPGEDEELMSIKRKLSKKEKIAEAVAKASRIFETEHDVHEALTLIEGDSLLFDEAMNMLRSEFERAGEMLDELEDTDVESVLNRIEELAALKRRYGSIEEALAYRDEKVKELEYYRNIDHELGGLEKEVETIYLALQKEAQNISYSRKEASERVERFINGYLEQLRMPPLRIEIAKKPLDISGVDEVKIDLEGSAVETLSGGEFNRVSLAVLLCKSELAGGEGVLLIDEIDANVSGDESIAIARVLKALSKNYQVIAISHQPHLSAAATQHILVAKEGGESVAKVLAKEERVAEISRMIAGEKGMGEASKLAERIMREFAS, encoded by the coding sequence ATGATAGAGCGGTTTTATGCGAAGAATCTTGTAGGTTTCAAGACGCTGGACCTCGAGCTGAGTCCGGGGCTCATAGCCGTTACCGGCCCGAGCGGTGCCGGAAAGTCGGTCTTTATGGGGTCGCTGCTGGCGCTCTTCGGTCTGGATGATGTAAAAGCTGAGCGCTCCGAAGCGGTACTCCGAAGAAGCGGCGTGCTCGAACTGGACAGTTACGAATGTGATGAGCCGGATATTACGGTAAGGGCCGTAAAAAAGGAGAAGATAAGATACTTTCTCAACGACCTTACGATCTCAAAAAAGCGCCTGAAAGAGATGATGCGGCCGCTCGTCGGCCATATCGGGCAGCGTAACAACCGGCATCTCTCACCGCAGCTGCTGCTCGAACTGGTAGATGCGATGGCTATCTTCTCGGATCCCGGTTTTGCGGAGCGCCTGTCATCTTTCAGGGAGCTTTACGAGAGCTATCGCAAAAAGAGCCTGAGGCTGGAGGAGATGCGTGCCGACGAGAAACGTGTCAAGGAGCTCATAGAGTTTGCAGAGTTCGAAATCTCCAAAATTGATGAGACCGCACCGAGGCCCGGTGAGGATGAAGAGTTGATGAGTATCAAGAGAAAACTCTCGAAAAAGGAGAAGATAGCGGAGGCTGTCGCGAAAGCATCCAGAATATTCGAAACGGAACATGACGTTCACGAGGCTCTCACTCTGATCGAAGGGGATTCGCTTCTTTTCGACGAGGCGATGAATATGCTAAGAAGCGAGTTTGAGAGGGCGGGGGAGATGCTGGATGAGCTTGAAGATACGGATGTCGAGAGCGTTCTGAACCGCATAGAGGAGCTGGCGGCCCTGAAGCGGCGGTACGGCTCTATAGAGGAGGCGCTTGCATATCGGGACGAGAAGGTGAAGGAGCTGGAGTACTACAGAAATATCGACCACGAACTGGGGGGACTTGAAAAGGAGGTGGAGACGATATACCTGGCCCTGCAGAAAGAGGCGCAGAACATAAGCTACAGCAGAAAAGAGGCGTCGGAGAGGGTGGAGAGGTTTATAAACGGCTATCTTGAGCAGTTGAGAATGCCTCCTCTTCGTATCGAAATTGCTAAAAAGCCTCTCGATATTTCCGGAGTGGATGAGGTGAAAATAGACCTGGAGGGTTCGGCCGTGGAGACTCTGAGCGGCGGGGAGTTCAACCGCGTAAGCCTCGCCGTGCTTCTTTGCAAAAGTGAGCTTGCCGGAGGGGAGGGGGTTCTTCTCATAGACGAGATAGATGCCAACGTAAGCGGTGACGAATCGATAGCGATAGCCAGGGTGCTGAAGGCCCTCTCCAAAAACTACCAGGTGATAGCGATATCACACCAGCCGCACCTAAGTGCCGCGGCTACCCAGCATATACTCGTTGCCAAAGAGGGCGGAGAGAGTGTGGCGAAGGTACTTGCCAAAGAGGAGAGGGTGGCGGAGATATCGAGGATGATAGCCGGAGAGAAGGGGATGGGAGAGGCGTCGAAACTCGCCGAGAGGATTATGAGAGAGTTCGCCTCCTGA
- a CDS encoding NAD kinase produces the protein MRTTLDIKRVGIVLRPSTPELKALFYQVKSAFEKHGAEVLIDSISAGMIGVLGQEFSSVCEKSDILVCIGGDGTLISLARRSYRYHKPILGINAGTLGFLADINPSETESFIEKLYTGEFRIDERMMIEGVLSDGKKERLLHSFNDIVISRPSISKMVKVDAYIDKKWFNTYYGDGLIISTPTGSTAYNLAAGGPVTFPLTDAFILTPICPHSLTQRPLVIPADFEIEIKTPEKESLVIIDGQEQYDFGPNDMLVIRKAPIGARLIHRVERNYFDVLREKLSWGQGR, from the coding sequence GTGCGAACTACCCTGGATATAAAGCGCGTCGGTATAGTTCTGCGCCCTTCGACCCCTGAGCTGAAGGCTCTGTTCTACCAGGTGAAATCGGCGTTCGAGAAGCACGGTGCGGAGGTTCTGATAGACTCCATCAGCGCAGGTATGATAGGTGTGCTGGGGCAGGAGTTCTCCTCCGTCTGTGAAAAGAGCGATATTCTTGTCTGTATAGGCGGTGACGGTACTCTCATCTCACTGGCCAGGCGCAGCTACAGGTACCATAAACCCATACTCGGCATCAACGCCGGTACGCTCGGTTTTCTTGCGGATATAAATCCTTCGGAGACCGAATCGTTCATAGAGAAGCTCTACACCGGGGAGTTCAGGATAGATGAGAGGATGATGATAGAGGGGGTTCTCTCCGACGGAAAGAAGGAGCGGCTGCTGCACTCTTTCAACGATATCGTGATAAGCCGCCCCTCCATATCGAAAATGGTGAAAGTAGATGCCTACATAGACAAGAAGTGGTTCAATACATATTACGGTGACGGCCTGATAATCTCTACACCCACCGGTTCCACAGCATACAACCTGGCCGCCGGGGGGCCGGTTACCTTTCCCCTGACGGACGCTTTCATACTTACACCCATCTGTCCGCACTCCCTGACACAAAGACCCCTTGTGATTCCCGCGGATTTCGAGATAGAGATAAAGACCCCGGAAAAGGAGTCCCTGGTCATCATAGACGGGCAGGAGCAGTACGATTTCGGTCCGAACGATATGCTTGTCATAAGGAAGGCACCCATAGGCGCAAGGCTGATACACCGTGTGGAGCGGAACTACTTCGACGTTCTGCGTGAAAAACTCTCATGGGGGCAGGGCAGATGA
- a CDS encoding aspartyl-tRNA synthetase: protein MRTHYCTDLDEKSVGEEVTLAGWVNSYRDHGGVIFIDLRDKTGLIQLVCDPADNADAHRVASHVRDEFVLIAKGKVRKRGEGLENPRLKTGKIEVVVEELTVENRSEPMPFTLGDPNVGEDIRLKYRYLDLRQKEMYEMFKLRSKAAIAARNLLDSLGFLEVETPILTKSTPEGARDYLVPSRVHNGEFYALPQSPQLFKQLLMVSGFDRYFQIAKCFRDEDLRADRQPEFTQIDVEMSFCTQEDVMGVAEDLLKAVFSACGHEIETPFNRITYRESMEKYGNDRPDLRFGLELVDVIDVFEGCDSPIFAEIAQYKKLNRIKALKVPGGDRAFSRKIIKELESFVTQFGAKGLAYIQVKEEGLKGPILKFLSDDAVETMKSRLDLQVGDIVFFGAGERKTVWDYMGRLRTEVAGRLGLIDENRFEFVWVVDFPMFELEEGELHLKALHHPFTMPKNIDEEDVEAIDSVAYDIVLNGIELGGGSIRIHKLDIQQKVFKMLGIGEEEANEKFGFLLDALKFGAPPHGGFALGFDRLMMLIGKRESIRDVIAFPKTQSATCLLTHAPSPVDDEQLKELGIRIRKTPKTDAPK, encoded by the coding sequence TTGCGAACACACTACTGTACAGATCTTGACGAGAAGAGCGTCGGCGAAGAGGTCACGCTTGCGGGCTGGGTGAACAGCTACCGCGACCACGGCGGCGTAATATTCATAGACCTCAGAGACAAAACCGGCCTCATTCAGCTTGTATGCGACCCTGCCGACAATGCGGATGCGCACAGAGTCGCATCGCATGTAAGGGACGAGTTCGTCCTCATTGCAAAAGGGAAGGTGCGAAAGCGCGGAGAGGGGCTGGAGAATCCGCGCCTGAAAACGGGCAAGATAGAGGTAGTGGTGGAGGAGCTTACCGTAGAGAACAGAAGCGAACCCATGCCTTTCACCCTGGGTGATCCCAACGTAGGCGAAGATATCCGGCTGAAGTACCGCTATCTGGACCTCAGGCAAAAAGAGATGTACGAGATGTTCAAACTCCGCTCCAAAGCGGCGATAGCGGCAAGAAACCTGCTCGACTCACTCGGCTTCCTGGAGGTGGAGACACCCATCCTGACCAAGTCTACCCCCGAAGGGGCGCGCGACTACCTCGTGCCGAGCAGGGTGCACAACGGGGAGTTCTACGCTCTTCCGCAATCTCCCCAGCTCTTCAAACAGCTGCTTATGGTAAGCGGATTCGACAGATACTTCCAGATAGCCAAATGTTTCCGCGACGAGGATCTGCGTGCGGACCGCCAGCCCGAATTTACCCAGATAGATGTCGAGATGAGCTTCTGCACCCAGGAAGATGTGATGGGAGTCGCCGAAGATCTGCTCAAAGCGGTCTTTTCCGCCTGCGGACACGAGATAGAGACCCCCTTCAACCGCATCACATACCGTGAATCTATGGAAAAATACGGCAACGACCGGCCCGATCTGCGTTTCGGTCTCGAACTGGTGGACGTCATAGACGTTTTCGAAGGGTGCGACTCACCGATATTCGCCGAGATCGCACAATATAAAAAGCTGAACAGAATCAAAGCACTCAAGGTCCCGGGCGGCGACAGAGCCTTCTCCAGAAAGATCATCAAGGAGTTGGAGTCTTTCGTTACACAGTTCGGTGCGAAGGGGCTCGCCTACATTCAGGTAAAGGAGGAGGGGCTCAAAGGCCCGATACTCAAGTTCCTTTCAGATGATGCCGTGGAGACGATGAAGTCGAGGCTCGACCTGCAGGTGGGCGATATAGTCTTCTTCGGAGCCGGCGAGAGAAAAACGGTCTGGGACTACATGGGTCGCCTGCGCACGGAGGTGGCCGGAAGGCTGGGCCTCATCGACGAGAACCGGTTCGAGTTCGTCTGGGTAGTCGACTTCCCTATGTTCGAACTGGAAGAGGGAGAGCTCCATCTTAAAGCGCTGCACCACCCGTTCACTATGCCGAAAAACATAGACGAAGAGGATGTTGAGGCGATAGATTCGGTCGCCTACGACATCGTTCTGAACGGCATTGAGCTCGGCGGCGGCAGCATACGTATCCATAAATTGGATATTCAGCAAAAAGTATTTAAAATGCTTGGAATAGGCGAAGAGGAGGCGAACGAGAAGTTCGGCTTCCTGCTGGACGCTCTCAAGTTCGGAGCGCCTCCGCACGGCGGTTTCGCTCTCGGTTTCGACAGGCTCATGATGCTCATCGGCAAAAGAGAGAGCATACGCGATGTCATCGCCTTTCCGAAGACGCAGAGTGCCACCTGCCTGCTCACGCACGCACCGAGCCCGGTAGACGACGAGCAGCTCAAAGAGCTCGGAATTCGCATCAGGAAGACGCCCAAAACCGATGCGCCTAAGTGA
- a CDS encoding ferrous iron transport protein A, protein MRLSDAKPGETVKIKGFERDCNSFKCRLDALGIRVGDIVEIKSKAFMGPIEITNDEVDIALCRGQAEKIIVKPINLRRTS, encoded by the coding sequence ATGCGCCTAAGTGATGCAAAGCCCGGTGAAACCGTAAAGATCAAAGGGTTCGAACGCGACTGCAACAGCTTCAAGTGCCGGCTGGACGCCCTGGGAATAAGGGTCGGGGATATAGTTGAAATAAAGAGCAAAGCCTTTATGGGGCCCATAGAGATCACCAACGACGAAGTCGATATAGCGCTCTGTCGCGGCCAGGCGGAAAAGATAATAGTTAAACCAATAAATCTCAGGAGAACTTCATGA
- a CDS encoding adenylate kinase, which yields MKKLFLIIGAPGSGKTTDAELIAANNPDTIAHYSTGDLLRAEVASGSMLGATIERYISKGNLVPLDIVIDTIVSAIKKSDKPVILIDGFPRSVEQMEALDKILSEEPDVKLEAVIEVDVSEDVAKERVLGRARGADDNEEVFKNRMKVYMEPIDAIREFYRQKGLLHVINGERSIEEIVDEMEAFIKSRI from the coding sequence ATGAAAAAACTCTTTCTAATAATAGGTGCGCCGGGAAGCGGCAAGACTACCGATGCGGAGCTCATCGCCGCCAACAACCCCGATACGATCGCCCACTACTCCACCGGAGACCTGCTGCGCGCGGAAGTGGCCAGCGGCTCGATGCTCGGCGCAACTATAGAGCGCTATATCAGCAAGGGAAATCTCGTACCGCTGGATATAGTCATCGATACGATAGTAAGTGCGATAAAAAAGAGTGACAAACCGGTAATACTCATTGACGGTTTCCCCAGAAGCGTCGAGCAGATGGAGGCACTCGACAAGATACTGTCGGAAGAGCCCGACGTGAAACTCGAAGCGGTCATCGAGGTAGATGTGAGCGAAGATGTCGCGAAAGAGCGTGTTCTTGGACGCGCACGCGGTGCAGACGACAATGAAGAGGTCTTCAAGAACCGCATGAAGGTCTATATGGAGCCGATCGACGCCATAAGAGAGTTCTACAGGCAAAAAGGGCTGCTGCACGTCATCAACGGCGAGCGTTCGATCGAAGAGATCGTAGATGAGATGGAAGCTTTCATAAAAAGCAGAATCTGA
- a CDS encoding molybdenum cofactor biosynthesis protein MoaB — MHFYQVIIGSEILNRRRADRHFDFLSSELLKRGERLYASFTIADDKTLIEKVFELIKNDPESVMFSFGGIGSTPDDLTRAVASRVFTGKPLKEHEEAKRLIIEQFGDEAYPHRIRMAELPEGAELLENPVNRVPGFSLQQRFFFVPGFPQMAHPMILQALDSLLPDAKPLFRKSFTALVSENDLIEMMQKVPDDIELSSLPAFCGGRRIAVISLSGADRERVQRCYEEFVSFMRSKNIEWVEGDRHDDPDICNPED; from the coding sequence ATGCACTTCTATCAGGTCATCATAGGATCTGAGATTCTCAACCGCAGAAGAGCCGACAGGCACTTCGACTTTCTCTCCTCCGAGCTTCTGAAGCGGGGGGAGAGGCTCTACGCCTCCTTCACGATAGCCGACGACAAAACTCTCATCGAAAAGGTTTTCGAACTTATAAAAAACGATCCCGAAAGCGTTATGTTCAGCTTCGGAGGCATAGGCTCGACTCCGGACGATCTAACCAGAGCAGTTGCCTCCAGGGTCTTTACCGGAAAACCCCTTAAAGAGCACGAAGAGGCGAAAAGGCTCATAATAGAGCAGTTCGGCGACGAGGCCTATCCGCACAGGATACGCATGGCGGAGCTGCCGGAGGGTGCCGAACTGCTTGAGAACCCGGTAAACAGGGTCCCCGGTTTCAGCCTGCAGCAACGCTTCTTTTTCGTACCCGGCTTCCCGCAGATGGCACACCCTATGATACTGCAGGCGCTCGACTCACTTCTGCCCGATGCGAAGCCGCTCTTCAGAAAGAGCTTCACCGCCCTCGTCAGCGAAAACGATCTTATAGAGATGATGCAAAAGGTCCCCGACGATATAGAGCTCTCATCTCTGCCTGCCTTCTGCGGCGGCAGACGCATCGCCGTCATCAGCCTGAGCGGCGCCGACAGGGAGCGGGTACAGAGGTGTTACGAAGAGTTTGTCTCGTTTATGAGGTCGAAAAATATCGAATGGGTGGAAGGCGACAGGCACGATGACCCTGACATATGCAACCCTGAGGATTGA
- a CDS encoding hydrolase has product MKLFLTDLDKTFLRSDLSLSGFSVSLWNRAVEGGARLSVATARSYTGVVKLLEGLHLKEPLILLDGVMIAAPDGKIVDVCSLNREIADEIIECGRRVAGAYPLLVGLDESGTERFIYPKERNRYQEELLETYHNDRRVLDADPLRAMDRNLKIVYMESEEVTAALEEELKERFGPDIEIKRSKDPYMECWFMTVMHPEGDKSHALRKLEQIEGVKSEETTVFGDSHNDIGLFAAAGRKIAVSNAIDELKERADIVLPWSNDEDAVARFLQEELKI; this is encoded by the coding sequence GTGAAACTTTTTCTTACCGATCTGGACAAGACCTTTTTACGCAGCGATCTCTCTTTGAGCGGTTTCAGCGTTTCTCTATGGAACAGGGCGGTAGAGGGCGGTGCCAGGCTCTCCGTGGCTACGGCACGCAGCTATACGGGTGTAGTCAAACTGCTGGAGGGCCTGCATCTGAAAGAGCCGTTGATACTTCTGGACGGTGTCATGATAGCCGCTCCCGATGGAAAGATAGTGGATGTCTGCTCGCTAAACAGGGAGATCGCCGACGAGATAATAGAGTGTGGCCGCAGAGTCGCCGGTGCTTACCCCCTGCTTGTCGGTCTGGACGAGAGCGGTACCGAGCGTTTCATCTACCCGAAGGAGAGAAACCGGTACCAGGAGGAGCTTCTTGAAACCTACCACAACGACAGAAGGGTTCTGGATGCCGATCCCCTTCGGGCGATGGATAGAAACCTGAAGATCGTCTACATGGAGAGCGAGGAGGTGACGGCCGCGCTGGAAGAGGAGCTGAAAGAGAGATTCGGACCCGATATCGAAATAAAGCGCTCGAAAGATCCCTATATGGAGTGCTGGTTCATGACGGTGATGCATCCTGAAGGTGACAAATCCCACGCACTTCGGAAACTGGAGCAGATAGAGGGTGTAAAGAGCGAGGAGACAACCGTTTTCGGGGACAGCCACAACGATATAGGCCTTTTTGCCGCCGCCGGCCGCAAGATAGCGGTCTCCAACGCGATAGACGAACTCAAGGAGCGGGCCGACATCGTACTTCCCTGGAGCAACGACGAAGATGCGGTGGCCAGGTTTCTGCAAGAGGAGTTGAAAATTTAG